CAAGTTATTCGTAACAGATTAAATATACTTTTGTAACAGATAAATTAAGCTTAAATGCAAAGAATCATTATAGATAACCAAAGTAACATGCACCTTGTGAttaatattttccttttaattggATCTTTCTTggttaaaagaaaatataagaaaggTACCGTTGTGTTAGGAAGAAGAACAACTCAAGATGCCATAAGTTGAGCAAACCCATTACCAATTTagagttttttcttcttttcttgtaacaaaataaaaccattatatattttccattcatatttgtattttttaacaGAAACGCGTTTTAAACATTTAACCTCAACGATCTTCATATAGTTTATAGTTAGGTGATTTACAACAAGACGTTGAGTAATCTTTATTTACCAAACTTGTGAAAAGGTAGTTTTGCGACTATGTGCATCAGCATCAGTCACCTTTTCATTCACGTGAAAACCATTTAACGCCTCTCCTAAATCGGTCCGGTCTGGTCTAAAGAGTAAAGACTATGTTCCATATTCAAAGCAAACCGCTAAGCCAATAATAGCATGGGTTCTATATTTACAACATCGTGGGCTTCTGAGGCCGAGAGACTACAACACTAAACCCACATGAACTTAACTACATATACaatgttataattttaaaataattactaTCATTTGCAAAAGTTGCAAcgccatttttttttcaaacataaCAATTTGTTTGAAGGGGAAAAATGTTATCATTTGTGTGTCTAGTGAGGGGGTTTGTGGTGGCAGGGTTTGCGGGGAATGGGTTTGCGGGGCATGGGTTTGCGGTGAATGGATTTGCGGGGAATGGGTTTGCGGTGGATGGGTTTGCGGCGGGGGATGGGTTTCCGGTGAATGGGTTTACGGCTGATGGGTTTACGGTGGATGGGTTTGTGATGGATGGGTTTATGGTGGTGGATGGGTTTGTTGTGAATGGGTTTATGGTGGATGGGTTTGGGGTGAACGGGTTTGTGGTGAATGGGTTTGGGGTGGATGGGTTTGTGGTGGATGGGTTTGGGGTGAACGGGTTTCTTATGAACGAACTTGGGCACGGCGTAGTTAACATGGGAATGGTAAATAGCACCGGGATTCCATTTTTCCGGGATAACACATTTAGCCACTAGCACTGTTTTGGTCACAGCGGAGGTAAGCCGAACATCGAAAGGACCTTTTAATGCACGACCGGCGTTAAGTTTCCAAACGGCGGATCTCATCGCCTCCATTTTTATGTATGTTTCGCCGGCCGGCTGGATCTCCACACATTCAAAGTTTCCGTCACCATTTACAAATTTAACAGCGAACGACATGTAGTATGGATTTGCTCCGGGGTCAATGTGAATAGCTATTTTACTATTATGGTGTTCGCAAAATACACTGCATAAGATTAGTTTAACCATGAAACATCAATAAaaaatgaagagaaaaaaaatcaatgaaaaaTTTGTTAATCAAATGTAGTTTATTTGTACTATCGCTAGTCTTATATCTTCAGCTAAAAGaattgttaaaatataataaattaacataatGTTAGTTTGAGATgacaatttatttgtttttattaaaaatccaaattaaatttaaccaaattttgaaaaacGAATTAACAATACGTACCGCTTGTACTTGACCTTTAATTCTCCAAGGTTACGTAATTGATCGCCTTGGCCAGGTTTGGCCAATGCACCAAAGGCCCTACCGCTAAGATCAAAATGGACCGCCGATTTCGTGCAGCCGGGACACTCATCCGATATCATCACCTTGACCGGCCTTTGCGTGCAAAACGGATGGTCGCATACGACctacaacacacacacacatatatataggaaACATTaatgttagtaaaaaaaatttaatgttagTAAATATACATTACACTATGATACAACTTAAGTTATATAAATACCTCATAACATGTCCCACAACCCTTGCCATCTTGGTATATTGAAGGTCCTCCGGCTGAAATCATACAGTCGATTGGTGGTTTTGCAACTGCATCACCGTATCCACAAGCTCCTCctgtgtatatattttaataaccgATTTTAAATATGCAgaataaaaacattttcaaatttttatgtgTTATAGAACAAGAAATGATCTAGTTAATTACCTGAACTACCAAAACCTTCTCGTTCACCATACCAAGTTATGCCGGCGGTGTTCCAGTGGGTTCCATTATGGCAATAGCATGGTTTCAAAGAGATTGCAAAGAGAGCCacgataaaacaaaaatattggcATGTAAACACTGCCATGTCTTTTGAAAGAatgaagttttttttggttGGAGGAACACCAGAGTTAAATAGCTTTTAGATTTTCTACTAAAAAGACGACAATTATAGTTATCCTAGATTTTAGGAAAACGACATCTTAAAAAAGATTACTGGAGCATAGAAtgaggttttgttttttttttctttttttgaaaactactaTAACTAAACTATTACCATTCATCAATAAaggtatatatttatttattggtggAGGTTAACGGCAATTACATGTTCAAGgagtaaataaaatagtatattttgttaatttagtGTGCACAGGAATACATATATAAACTGCCATCAAATTTACAATAGCGGTTTTCTATATTGAGAATCATCAAGTGGAGCCCTTTAATAGTTGAATTGTATGTTTGGTTAATGGTTCTTCACAACATAATGCAGTTTCTAACCCTAAATTAAATCTTTGTCCCTAAAATAACCGTTACAACTCTGACTAAACTAGATTACAAAACATGAGAGTGCGCCTTATAGTCAATATGCAAACATTAAGGCCTTGCTTCCTCCTCCAAGACGTTATCTTAAGTGTTAACAACATTTATACTCTGAAAGTCTGATACCATATATGGCCtttaa
The Raphanus sativus cultivar WK10039 chromosome 1, ASM80110v3, whole genome shotgun sequence DNA segment above includes these coding regions:
- the LOC108853348 gene encoding expansin-B5-like → MAVFTCQYFCFIVALFAISLKPCYCHNGTHWNTAGITWYGEREGFGSSGGACGYGDAVAKPPIDCMISAGGPSIYQDGKGCGTCYEVVCDHPFCTQRPVKVMISDECPGCTKSAVHFDLSGRAFGALAKPGQGDQLRNLGELKVKYKRVFCEHHNSKIAIHIDPGANPYYMSFAVKFVNGDGNFECVEIQPAGETYIKMEAMRSAVWKLNAGRALKGPFDVRLTSAVTKTVLVAKCVIPEKWNPGAIYHSHVNYAVPKFVHKKPVHPKPIHHKPIHPKPIHHKPVHPKPIHHKPIHNKPIHHHKPIHHKPIHRKPISRKPIHRKPIPRRKPIHRKPIPRKSIHRKPMPRKPIPRKPCHHKPPH